One genomic window of Garra rufa chromosome 24, GarRuf1.0, whole genome shotgun sequence includes the following:
- the mtmr6 gene encoding myotubularin-related protein 6: protein MEHIRTPKVEQVKLLDRFSNKFITGTLHLTATHLIFVESNSTSAQEIWILHHHIASVEKLSLTTSGCPLLIQCRNFRVVHFVIPRERDCHDIYSSLLRLLRPVSYDELYAFSYNPKQNDQQREEGWQLIDLAAEFERMGVPCDQWQLTDVNREYKVCETYPRDLYVPITASKPIIVGSSKFRSKGRFPVLTYFYQEKKAAVCRCSQPLSGFSARCLEDEHMLQAISKSNHNSRYIYVMDTRPKLNALANRAAGKGYENEDNYSNIRFQFVGIENIHVMRGSLQKLLEVVGIRSLSMTDYLVGLENSGWLRHIKAVMDAAIFLAKAVTVEGASVLVHCSDGWDRTAQVCALGSLLMDPYYRTIKGFMVLIEKDWISFGHKFADRCDQLNPDPKEVSPIFTQFLECVWQLTEQFPQAFEFSEWFLIQIHEHVHSCQFGNFLGNSQRQREDLQLKERTYSLWAHLLSEKQNYLNPVYSPSFAESHPVLEPSTQAYHFKFWRNMYHQYDRSMHPRQSILKHVLTLKESNCELEGTVQALKTKLQKFGVSTSPLKPQTPPRERSLPPRPQSLILGAPLLSRKEVQQEEDEEVFGEEAREDAPANTGRERTVEGSSATENGYGELKESFGSKNEPSVVTLEFGVARMTY from the exons GTAGAACAAGTTAAGCTGCTAGATCGCTTTAGCAACAAGTTCATCACAGGAACCCTCCATCTGACGGCCACACATCTGATCTTCGTGGAGAGTAATTCAACCAGCGCCCAGGAGATATGG ATCCTTCATCACCACATCGCCTCCGTGGAGAAGCTGTCCCTCACAACCAGTGGCTGCCCACTCCTCATTCAGTGCCGAAATTTTCGAGTTGTCCACTTTGTGATCCCACGAGAGCGTGACTGCCATGATATCTACAGCTCTTTGCTCAGGCTGCTAAGACCAG TGTCCTACGACGAGCTGTACGCGTTCTCCTACAACCCAAAGCAGAATGACCAACAGAGAGAGGAGGGCTGGCAACTCATAGACCTCGCAGCTGAGTTTGAACGGATGGGTGTGCCATGTGACCAGTGGCAACTGACAGATGTTAATAGGGAGTACAAG GTGTGTGAAACATATCCAAGAGACTTATACGTACCCATTACGGCCAGTAAACCCATCATAGTCGGAAGCTCCAAGTTCAGAAGCAAAGGCCGCTTTCCTGTTCTAACATACTTCTACCAGGAGAAGAAG GCGGCGGTGTGTCGGTGCAGTCAGCCTCTCTCTGGCTTCAGCGCTCGCTGTTTGGAAGACGAACACATGCTTCAGGCCATCAGCAAGTCTAATCACAACAGCCGATATATATATGTGATGGACACACGGCCTAAG TTGAACGCACTGGCCAATCGTGCAGCAGGGAAAGGCTACGAGAATGAGGACAACTACTCTAATATTCGCTTCCAGTTTGTGGGCATCGAGAACATCCATGTGATGAGAGGAAGCTTGCAGAAGCTTCTGGAAG TGGTGGGAATACGTTCACTTTCCATGACTGATTACCTGGTTGGACTGGAAAACAGTGGATGGTTGCGTCATATCAAAGCTGTCATGGATGCGGCTATATTCCTTGCCAAG GCCGTGACTGTGGAGGGCGCCAGCGTCCTGGTGCACTGCTCTGATGGATGGGATCGGACAGCTCAGGTCTGCGCCCTAGGCTCTCTGTTGATGGATCCGTACTATCGCACCATTAAAGGTTTCATG GTACttattgaaaaagactggatctCTTTCGGACACAAGTTTGCAGACAG GTGTGATCAGCTGAACCCCGACCCAAAAGAAGTATCACCCATCTTCACACAGTTCCTGGAGTGCGTGTGGCAGCTGACTGAACAGTTTCCTCAGGCTTTCGAGTTCAGCGAGTGGTTCCTCATTCAGATTCATGAGCACGTCCATTCCTGTCAGTTTGGCAACTTTTTGGGCAACAGCCAACGGCAGAGAGAGGACCTTCA GTTGAAGGAGAGGACGTATTCATTATGGGCTCACCTTCTGAGCGAAAAGCAAAATTACTTGAACCCTGTGTACAGCCCAAGTTTTGCAGAATCACACCCGGTCTTGGAACCGTCCACCCAAGCCTACCACTTCAA GTTCTGGAGAAACATGTATCATCAGTATGACCGCTCCATGCACCCTCGGCAGTCCATTCTCAAACACGTCCTCACCTTGAAAGAAAGCAACTGCGAGCTTGAGGGCACAGTTCAAGCCCTGAAGACT AAGCTGCAGAAGTTTGGTGTGAGCACATCTCCACTAAAGCCCCAGACACCCCCAAGAGAGCGCAGTCTCCCTCCCCGACCTCAATCCCTTATCCTGGGAGCTCCTCTTCTCAGTCGGAAGGAAGTGCAGCAGGAGGAAGACGAGGAGGTGTTCGGAGAGGAGGCCAGGGAAGATGCTCCGGCCAACACTGGCAGAGAACGGACTGTAGAGGGCAGCAGTGCCACAGAGAATGGTTACGGAGAGCTAAAGGAATCGTTCGGCTCCAAGAATGAGCCGTCTGTGGTTACTTTGGAGTTTGGAGTGGCCAGAATGACCTACTAA